In the genome of Excalfactoria chinensis isolate bCotChi1 unplaced genomic scaffold, bCotChi1.hap2 Scaffold_326, whole genome shotgun sequence, the window ATCCCGGTACGACCCGAACGTGTTTTCCGGGTGTTCGGGAGGAACCAGCCGCTCGTCGCAAAAGGCCACGAGCCACGGACCGGTTCCGGTTCCGGTTCCGGTAGAGGCGGCTGCCGGTAACTCCCGGGTCAGCATTCCGACCAAGCTGCCTCCCGATAAACCCAACGAGAAGCGGCCGCCGCTCCCGGCCGCCCGCTGCACAACGAGCTGCGCCAAGGCCGAGCCCAGCTCCTGCGGGGACGGGAACACCAAGATGCGGCCCGGCATGGCGGACACCGGAAACGGCACGGGGCGGAAGTGGGGAAAGAGAGGAGGCCGGATGTGGCGTCACAGCGAGAGGCGGAAGTGGGGGGGGAAGAGCTGCGCGTTGCTTAGCAACCTGAGGCCTAGTAGAGGGTTGAAGCCTCGGCCTTGCGTGAGGGCTTCAGCCCGGCGCCCGCAGCCTCGGCCCGGCCCGAGAGAGCTCACCACCTTCAGCGAGAAGCGCTGCACGCAGCCATCCCTGTGTTAACTCACGCAGCCATCCCTGTGTTAACTCACGCAGCCATCCCTGTGTTAACTCACACAGCCATCCCTGTGTTAACTCACACAGCCATCCCTGTGTTAACTCACACAGCCATCCCTGTGTTAACTCACGCAGCCATCCCTGTGTTAACTCACGCAGCCATCCCTGTGTTAACTCACACAGCCATCCCTGTGTTAACTCACGCAGCCATCCCTGTGTTAACTCACGCAGCCATCCCTGTGTTAACTCACGCAGCCATCCCTGTGTTAACTCACGCAGCCATCCCTGTGTTAACTCACACAGCCATCCCTGTGTTAACTCACGCAGCCATCCCTGTGTTAACTCATGTAGCCATCCCTCTGTGTTAACTCACGCAGCCATCCCTGTGTTAACTCACACAGCCACCCCTCTGTGTTAACTCTCGCCTGGctcccattgccccccataGAATGACAACACATCACAGCTTGCTCAGCAGCACTCATTAACATTTCCTCACAGCACCGCTGCTCTCCGTCCGTCCGTCCATCCATCTCCTCGCACCTTCCGAGCTCGGAGgcctcaacaacaacaacccctCAATGTCCGTCACTCCCAGCCCTACAGACTTGGCACGTGTGAGATTCCCAGGCGTCGTTAAGGTAAAACGGGACCTAACTCCATTAAAAGACTGCTCTGTTAAAAGCCTAACTCGTTAATTAACCGGCCCGCAGACAGGAGCACTAACAAACCAACCCATGTGGGGGGCGCGTCCATCAATATGGCCACGCAACCTCCCCccactgacagcacagcagtggggagcAGGTACCAAACTCCTCTCTATCAGTGTGTGGCAGCGGGTTAATGGGTCAGTGCTGGCTGGGTTAATGTGCTTTAAGTGAGGGTAACAACCCCAAGAGAGGTTTCCCTGCTGGTGTTTTCGCTGTCGGAGGGTCTCACGTCGCTTCTCAGCTTCCCACAAGCATCATCTGGTCTAtttcatcctctttttttttccttgcgAGGTTTGATCCCGGCTCCATCATAAAGCCGCTTTCCCGGAGCAAATCCTGGCGTAAAGGCATTCATCCAAAGGAACGTATTTCCCCAACTTTACATCCAAGAAATACAGCCGGTCCGAGGTCTGATGGGGGTCAAAGCCTTCCCTCTGCAAGCGGGTCTTCTGGATCTTAAAGGTACCTtcaaaggagggagaaaagagaacaggTTTTGAAGGAAAACTCTTTGTATCCGAAACGCCGCGAGGGAGAAACGTCGCGCTTCGTTTTGCATAAGGATTTGCATATATTTGCATCTATTTCTGCTTGCCAACGTGCTCCTATGTGAAGCTTGTGCTGTCTTTCACTTCTCCAGAGACACGGAAGGGCTCTGTGGGTTCCCATGGAACCAAAGCTCTGTGGATCCCCATTTAATTACAAGAGCTCTCTGGATGCCCAGGACATAGAAAGCACCAAAGAAAGCATCCAAAGCATCGCCTGTTGCTGCTACAAGCAAAGTTAAGGGCACGTGGGCAGAACAAGACCGCACAACAGCCCAccaaaggcagcacagagagggGCTCCGAGCCCCTTCCCCTCTTTATTCAGCAGCACGCAGAGCTCCTCCGCAGCCATTTCTGAGAGCTTTCTTCCTGCCGTGCTCCGGGTTTTAAAGCCTGTAATGAGCTTGTTGCTCGCTGAAGGCTGAGCTCCAGCTTTTATTAATGGTATTTGTTGACTACGAGCGAGGATTTTCTTACGCAACCTCTGGCAAGAAGATGGATGGCAGCCAACCCAGCGGCTCCAGTTACAGCACGTTGCCTAAGGGCTGCTTTCTCAGCTTGCTGCCATATCAAAGTTCCCCCTTCGAGCTCCGAGTTGGCcgagagcagcaggcaggaatcAGCCCTACCTGTGGTGTCAACCTGGGGTGAAAGACGGAGGAAGATGGGCCGGGCGTAGGAAGGCAGAACTTTCTGGAGCTCCTGGTAGAGAATGTTGGGGTTCACTTTCGTTTTAGGATCAGCGATTGCTGCCATTCCAGCTTTTCCTTCCACCCCTGGAATAAAAGAGGTGGAGAAGCCAAAAGGCAGCATGAGTTAAGCATGAAATATTTAAGAGATTCGAGCGTAAGATTGGGGCCAGAGAGTCTGGCAGAGAGGAACATAATGAGGCTTAACACGAGCAAGTGTAGAGCACTACACCTGGGCAGAAACAACTGCGTGCATCAGTccaggctggggctgagcagtggaaaggagctctgaagagaaggacctgggggtcctggtggccAGTGGTTGActacaagccagcagtgtgtcctggtggccaagaaggccaatggtggCCAACAGGTTGACCAGTGTTGACCAACAGTTGACCAcgaaccagcagtgtgccctggagGCCAAGAAAGCCAACCTGGGATGCATTGCCCAAAGTGTggccagctgggtgagggaggcgctcctccctctgctctgcactgggaaGGCCCCATTTGGAGCACTGGACCCAatgctgggctccccagttcagaGCTGATGGGGAACTGAGCCCAGCGGAGGGTGCAGAGATGGTGGGGCCATGGAGGGTCTCCCTTATGGCCCCATCTCAGGTGATTCCCACAgctcaaaacaaaagcaacagcatcAAACTCCCCTTTCAGCCTCTATTGCATCCTCtccttttcagctgcctgaTTCCAATAGAGGTGACCCAAGTTCAACCCGTCCCATATCGTGACACGGACTCGGTATCTTTACTTATTTCCATTCTCAAGTCTGAGAGTTGTGAATCGAGACGTTACCCGGCACTTCCACCCCGTACACCGCGACGTCCGTCTGGTTGAGGATGTGACTCAACATCCCTTCCACTTCTGTAGTAGAGACGTTCTCCCCTCGCCATCGGAAGGTGTCTCCGCTGCGATCCCTGAAGTACATGTAGCCGAGCTCATCCATCACCAACACATCTCCTGCAGGAAGAACACACACCAAACCACTTTGGGTCTCAGCTCAGCTGCACGTCACCCTTCGTTGTTCCCCCCTCGGGTGCTGCACTGTCTTCTGTCACTGCAGAACCAGGTGAGTGATTGGGATATGGGAGAGAATAAAGCTGCAAAGGGCAGAGGAAAACTTCTCCCTCCTTGAAACACAAACGTTGCTCATTAAATCCAGAGCTGCTCAACAGCTGGCAGCTTCCAAACGCTGACACATCTGCTGCTCTACAAAGATCTCGGGTTTAGGCGTCATCGAACCAACCTGACatggtgggtggcaaccagcccacagcatggggtggaactggatgggcttcaaggtcccttccaacccaaaccattctgtgattccatggtactgtggtctttaaggtcccatccaacccaacccttccatggttctatgatcttcaaggtcccttccaacccaaaccattctgtgattccatggtACTGTGGTctttaagatcctttccaacccaacccttctatggttctatgatcttcaaggtcctttccaacccaaaccattctctgattccatggttctatgatcttcaaggtcccttccaacccaacccttctgtgcttctctggtttttaaggtcccttctaacccagtCCTTCCATGGTTCCATGATCTAGGCACAGAACACTTGCAGTACCAGTGAACCCAGTACCTGACAGGTAGGCCTGGTCCCCCTTCTGGAGCACATTATAAGCAATCTTCTTGTGGGTGGCACTCTCATTGACGTAGCCATCGAAGCGCCGTAGGGGATCCTGTTGATTTATCTGACCTACAAGTAATCCcggctctcctgcaggaaaaagGACCAAACAGCACAAGACAGCACCGAGTTACGATGTATTCCATCACATCATTGCTTGTCCCAAAGAACTTCACTAAAGGAACTGACCCATATCAAAGATCTAGAATGAAAAACCCACATATACGACACCACGAACCCCTTAAACCTACCAGAGCTCACGAAGCATTTGTTCTTAGAACGAAGATCTGCAGTAAATTACTTCAAGTCAATGCTCACCTGGGCGACACGGGACACACAGCCCCCTGGAATCACGGATCAGCTCCATCGTGTCCTCATTCACCTTCACCAAACGAATGGGATAAACGTTGGGTAAGATCCGACTGTTGAAGCCGCAAGCACCGACCTTccaaaagacagaagaaaaaaaacccaaaaggcTGAAGAAAATGGCTCAGGTTTTGTATGCTGGGAATTCTCTGCTCTTTTAGCCCCTCTCCATTTGAAGTTTGCCCTGGATGTAAGAGTTTTTCCACTTGCTTTGCGCTCTTATTTACCAATTTAGCTCTTTATCATCTCTAGAATGCAACGTGCGGAGAAGGCAGGGAAGCGAGCAAAGCTTTTTCCCTTCCACACACCCCTCTCCaccttttctcttccctcacCTTCCCATCCAAGTTGGCGATGCTGCAGTTGCACTCCGTGGCTCCGTAGAACTCCCCGATCTGCTTGATGCGGAAGCGCTTGGTGAAGTCCTCCCAGATGGTGGGCCTCAACCCGTTGCCCACCGCCAGCCTGACGCAGTGCTGCGTTTCCGACTCTCGGACTGGCTGGTTCAGAAGATACCTGCAGATTTCCCCGATATACTGAATAATCTGAAGCAGCAAACACAAAGACATCGCTCAGGATGGATTCTGGACGCTCTCCGGGAAGGTTGGGGTAACAAGCGGTCGGCTGTAAGCAAAAAGCTTGATGTCACAAAGTGAATGCTGAGTGGGGATCCAATTACCACCTATAAATATTCCTGATGGGAGAAGGGTAAGATAAACACCAGGAAGGAGAAAGAGCTGCTTAAATTAGCAGGTGATGTTGGCACCGACACAAGCAAGTATTCAGTGACGACGAGCTGCCAAGAGGACTCAAGTTCTCAAAGACCTTTCCCCCAattaaaacagatgtttgtgTTCTGAGATTCAGTCTTGACGACTTCGCAGTCATCAACCCTACATCCCTCGACCCCACATCCCTACAATGGGGTTCAGTCACGCCGCAGCACATCTTATAGAGCACCGATGGAGGTTACTTTGGATGCTGTAGATTTTTTCCTGAGGCTGAAGTTACCAAAGTGCTGGATTTAGAAGCTGTTGTGTTGTATTCCATTCCAACACGTCCTGAAAACACTGAGTTCCTACCACTGCCTTCCACCAGGTACAGAAAGTCTCCCTTTATCAGAGCCTTATTATTTTCTATAATACACCaagagggggaggaagggagggggaatATGGAAGATTCTGTAAAGGGAATAAGCCAGATTTCTTGGAGATACACATTTGGATATATGAGGATTTTAAACTACAACTCATGGGGGCAGCGCTTGGGATCTTCAATATCCCCCCTATTGAGGTCACACTTCTAATTCCACTCGTTACATCAACCACTATCAAACCTGATATCAAATACTGATTGCTTCCATGGCTCTGGGACAAGGGGACCATGTGGAGATGGGCAGCGAAGCAGCAAGTCAGCAGAGCCCTCACCGTGCATCTGTACTTGGCGCAGTCATCCCAGAAGCGACTGGCGGAGAACTTCTTCCTGATGACCACAGTGAGGCCGTGGATGAGGCACTGTCCGACTCCCATGATGTTACCTGGAAAACAAAGGGCCCGAGGTTGGCTTGGGGTGGTTCATGGGGACACGTGGAGGATCCCAATGTGGGATTGGGGCAGGGGATGCTCGCCTGCGGAGTGGTAGAGAGGAAGGCAGTTGTAGAGGATGTCCTCGGGGTGCATCCTGTAGGCGTAGTACCCGAAGGCAGCGATGCGGTAATACCTGCCAGAACACAGGATGAGGACGTGGGGCAAACAAAGCTTCATCTTTCACGACGTGAAAAGCATCCAAAGGAGAAATTGCCTCCTTGGGTCCTCACCTGCTGTGCACCACAATGGCAGCTTTGGGCATTCCCGTCGTACCCGAAGTGTAGATGTAAAAGAGCCgatctggaagagaagaaaacagacatcAGGCCGACTGACCTCAGCTCCCTGAGAAAACCCCTCataaaaaagtgttttataGGCTTTGTTCCTATTGGAGCACTTGAGGAAGGGCTTTGACCTCAGCTCAAAGGCTGACACGGGTGTTGAAGCGTACCCTAGGAGAAGGTCTGGATGCTGCCCATAGAGGTCAATCAATAAATGCACACAAAGagtctgcagagctctgaggaTGAGACCCACACACCTCTATGCAAATGGTCCTGGAATTTGATGAGCCCTCCAGCTCACAGCCTAATTCCAAAGCAAACTATAGGAAAAGCTGAGTGTAGGGCAGGATACCTACAGCCTCGCAATGAAAACTCAATAGCAGCAATTCTCCCCCCATGGGAAACAAAATGAGAATCTCACTCCTGACTGATCTCAGATATGCATGGAAACCTCAGCTATGGAGAATATTAACACAGAATGCCTTCAAACCCGGATcttatattttgtttccttgcaaATCTCAGCTACTGAGAAACTTAATCCAGAATACCACAGCcttacattttgttctttttccccatatatatttttttcctatctgtCACCCCCAGAAAGGGTTGATTTAATCCCTCTTTTGCTGTCTCCTTGCCCAGCTCCGAGTggtgtggtttagtgggcatggtggtgatgggttgatggttggactctTTGAGTCCTCTTCCAACTCTGATgactctatggttctatgattcttatggGCATCCCACTAAGAAATAAAGACTGCTGATATCACAACCATCCAAGCCTTTGGCTGGGATCTGAGTTGGTGGCGACTTCGATGCAGTGCTCAGAAGAGGATCCAGGTGCCTGGTCTCTGCAGGAACAACTTCTGGGTTGTAGTCACCAGAGCAGAACTTGGCCATGTTCTTCCCCAGCATCCCATTCACTTCAGTTAttgctgcagcacaaagcaagaAACGCTTTGCAAGTAATGCAACATGGGAGGAAGTGGCAAAAGTAATCTGTATAATGCCCTGTTGTGCCCCAAAACGTTGCCACAATGAGAGGACCTGAAGAACCACATCCAGATACCAACCCATTCTATTATTCCATGGTTCTCTGctcttcaaggacccttccaacccattcaATGTCTCTATGATCTccaaggacccttccaacccaatcatTCTATGTCTCTATGATCTCCAAGGTCCCCTCCAGCCCATTCCATGGccctatgatctttaaggacccttccaacccaaccactccaCAACTCTATGATacaaagatcccttccaacccaacccacccCATGATCCTACGACACCCCATGCACCCAGGTGACCCACCTGAGGACAGCTCTCCTCCAAAGATCACCCCTTTGGCTCCCGACGTCGTCACGCAGTAAACCAGAGAATCTAAACGCAGATTGAAATTAATGAGGGCCGCTTCGATGCCGACTTTCGCCATCCCCAACCAGAGGCCAACAAACTCGGGGCGGCTCTCCATGAAGATGGCAATGACGTCCCCAAGGCGGAAGCCCTGCTGGTAGAAGAAGTTGGCCACGGCGTTGGAATACTCATCCAGCCACCGGAAGGTCCACTTCTCACCCGTGGCTTCATAAATCAGGGCCACTTTATCGGGGTGCCGGCGGACGACATCCTGGAACATCTTGGGCACggtgtttttgttcttttggtgCCATCGTAACTTGTACTTGACTCTTAACAGCACCGAGAGGCcactgaagcaaagaaagagaaggaataagaaaaaaaaagccagaaggATTTACATCATTTACATCATACATTCTCCAGAAGGAATGGCAACGTTCTCCAGTAGGAAACACAACGTTGATACCAACATCAATGATTCTCTCTCTTGGGTCACTTGGAAGACACCAAGTTTCATGGATGGCTCTTGTTGGTCTAATTTACAATCTTTGGTTTATACTGAAATTAATTccatttacttttaaaaatatatctatatatattggtgtaatatttaaatattgagTCAAATACGGCAACGATTTCTATATGGGCAAACAGATGCGGTCTGTGGGCCCCATATGGGAGTCCCATTGGAATCCAACACCTTGGGCACCTCAACCACACTGACACTGAActtcagagcactgctgctctaCAGAAAATGACAACTTTTAGCATCAtggtaaaaaaaacacaaaccaatcACAAAAACACCAACAATTCTGGCACTTTCCATGCCTCAAACCGGGGGAAATCCATCCATCAACCTGAATGTTGGTATCAACTCAAACAAGCGATGCTAAGACACgggtttttcttttaaggatatgagtgaggggaaaaagaagcttTGCAATGAGTGTTTTCACCTTATATAGACAGCACCTCTCCTGCCAGCGTGCTTTTCAGCGTTTTTGTGCTACTTATACAGTTTCACTCCTTAGGATCTGCAGTTATTTAAGTGACAAAGCCAACATCACCACTCACAAAGCAACGggaggaaggaaacaaagccaGTGGTTCCCCTTTTGGCCCTGAGATGGtcagaggggaggaagaaagcaCAGATTTCAACGATGCCGTGACGAACGATGGATAATATATCAGAATCTATCCCAAGATACTGCGCCACGGATCCCATTTCCTTCTGGAGATGGGACAGCTGGAGGCAACGCGGCGCTGTTCCCTTCCGCCAACATCAAAGAGGGAATTATTGAAGCCATGAGACTTTGGAAGAATCCCCAGAAACTCCAAACGTTGTTGAATATCAGCCCTTAAAGAAACCCCCGCAGCTCTCACGGCTGAGTGTCAATGAGCacagaggggagggggaagggatcCCACAAACGGAGCTGTTGGCCACGGTTGGGTTGCGCGGTGACCTTCCGCGGAGCGGTGCCAGGCTCAGAACAGAGAACCCTTTTGTCTCACCAGCCACCCTTTCCAGATACTTGAAGGGTTTTATTCCGCCCggtttattttctgccattCTTCTTCCCAGCTCGCTGGGCAATCGGGAGGAAGCAGCTCTTCAAAGCTCAGTGACAGCCATGGCAAAGCCAGGCTGCACTGGCCAGGGCAACAGCCCTAAATCCTTATGAATTCAAAGCAAATCCCACCCCAAAAATGGGCTAAAAACTGTGGAATTCAGTGATACGGCTATAGGGAGTATCAGTGCTCCTTGCTCgtgctgctcccatccctgAATTTCACTCCTTAAAGGCatagaggaggaaaggaaacatCATCACATCACTGGGGCTGAGAGGCTGAACTGGGCTGGCACCAATGCTGGCACTGGGGTGGAACTGGAAGCgtggggatggcagcagggtgGGTGTGGGATCTGC includes:
- the SLC27A1 gene encoding long-chain fatty acid transport protein 1, which codes for MQPVGVCTASLGSLGLMRFFGVPWVWSLAAALGIGLGSGGWRLLRVICKTALRDLFGLSVLLRVKYKLRWHQKNKNTVPKMFQDVVRRHPDKVALIYEATGEKWTFRWLDEYSNAVANFFYQQGFRLGDVIAIFMESRPEFVGLWLGMAKVGIEAALINFNLRLDSLVYCVTTSGAKGVIFGGELSSAITEVNGMLGKNMAKFCSGDYNPEVVPAETRHLDPLLSTASKSPPTQIPAKGLDDRLFYIYTSGTTGMPKAAIVVHSRYYRIAAFGYYAYRMHPEDILYNCLPLYHSAGNIMGVGQCLIHGLTVVIRKKFSASRFWDDCAKYRCTIIQYIGEICRYLLNQPVRESETQHCVRLAVGNGLRPTIWEDFTKRFRIKQIGEFYGATECNCSIANLDGKVGACGFNSRILPNVYPIRLVKVNEDTMELIRDSRGLCVPCRPGEPGLLVGQINQQDPLRRFDGYVNESATHKKIAYNVLQKGDQAYLSGDVLVMDELGYMYFRDRSGDTFRWRGENVSTTEVEGMLSHILNQTDVAVYGVEVPGVEGKAGMAAIADPKTKVNPNILYQELQKVLPSYARPIFLRLSPQVDTTGTFKIQKTRLQREGFDPHQTSDRLYFLDVKLGKYVPLDECLYARICSGKAAL